In Amycolatopsis sp. EV170708-02-1, the following are encoded in one genomic region:
- a CDS encoding 2-aminoethylphosphonate ABC transporter permease subunit — MTGLALAAVAAPARRREKRPGHGWLLLPPVLALLGFFGYPLVLVVLQSLESKTGEFGLSVWLDVLGSAEFRDAAWKTVALALGATAGCVVLGTFLALVIAFVPFPGARTLSRLVDTVLAFPSFLIALAFTFIYGSAGILGAGGFLYSPFGILLAEITFYTPFVMRPALAAFGQVSSAQMEVAASLGAKPGRVLRQVILPEALPSLASGACLTMLLAMNEFGIVLFLGAKDVTTLPMLVYGKGIVTFDFPQACVIAVVNVVFSLALYGTYRRLTKGGSRAAVDQA, encoded by the coding sequence ATGACCGGCCTCGCGCTCGCCGCCGTGGCGGCACCGGCGCGGCGGCGGGAGAAACGGCCCGGCCACGGTTGGCTCCTGTTGCCACCGGTGCTCGCCCTGCTCGGCTTCTTCGGCTACCCGCTGGTGCTGGTCGTCCTGCAGTCACTGGAATCGAAGACCGGCGAGTTCGGCTTGTCGGTCTGGCTGGATGTGCTGGGTTCGGCGGAATTCCGGGACGCCGCCTGGAAGACCGTCGCGCTCGCGCTCGGCGCCACCGCGGGCTGCGTGGTGCTGGGGACGTTCCTCGCGCTGGTGATCGCGTTCGTGCCGTTCCCCGGCGCGCGGACGCTCTCGCGGCTGGTGGACACCGTGCTCGCGTTCCCGTCGTTCCTCATCGCGCTCGCGTTCACCTTCATCTACGGCAGCGCCGGAATCCTCGGCGCGGGCGGGTTCCTGTACTCGCCGTTCGGGATCCTGCTGGCGGAGATCACCTTCTACACGCCGTTCGTGATGCGGCCCGCGCTCGCCGCGTTCGGTCAGGTCTCCTCGGCGCAGATGGAGGTCGCGGCCAGCCTCGGCGCGAAACCCGGCCGCGTGCTGCGCCAGGTGATCCTGCCGGAGGCCTTGCCGTCACTGGCTTCCGGCGCCTGCCTGACCATGCTGCTGGCGATGAACGAGTTCGGCATCGTGCTGTTCCTCGGCGCCAAGGACGTCACGACACTGCCGATGCTGGTCTACGGCAAGGGGATCGTCACCTTCGACTTCCCGCAGGCCTGTGTCATCGCGGTGGTCAACGTGGTCTTCTCCCTCGCCCTGTACGGAACCTACCGGCGACTGACGAAGGGAGGCAGCCGTGCTGCTGTGGACCAGGCGTAG
- a CDS encoding ABC transporter permease, which translates to MLLWTRRSRVLLWVVFAVLFTAIVLAPLLMIVLASVAGNWTGLLPGAFTGSHFARALSGETFASLSVSVQTGVIASLVSVLLGTWAALASQSAPSKLRKAVDTLFHLPIAVPSVVLGLALLVAFSRPPLAFNGTRWIVLLGHVMILLPFSYSTVSAAIARMDPLLAQAAASLGASPVRVLLRVRLPVLLPSISASASLALAMSMGELGATMMLYPPDWRTLPASIFALTDRGQVFLASASTVLLLAVTLAGVVILGLARGRAAQR; encoded by the coding sequence GTGCTGCTGTGGACCAGGCGTAGCCGCGTCCTGCTGTGGGTGGTGTTCGCGGTGCTGTTCACCGCGATCGTGCTGGCGCCGCTGCTGATGATCGTGCTGGCGTCGGTCGCCGGGAACTGGACGGGGCTGCTGCCGGGCGCGTTCACCGGCTCGCATTTCGCGCGGGCGCTGTCCGGGGAGACGTTCGCGAGTCTCTCGGTGAGCGTCCAGACCGGGGTCATCGCGTCGCTGGTGTCGGTACTGCTCGGCACGTGGGCCGCGCTCGCTTCGCAGTCGGCGCCGTCGAAGCTGCGGAAGGCGGTCGACACCCTGTTCCATCTGCCGATCGCGGTGCCGTCGGTGGTGCTGGGGCTGGCGCTGCTCGTCGCGTTCAGCCGTCCTCCGCTCGCCTTCAACGGCACGCGCTGGATCGTGCTGCTGGGGCACGTGATGATCCTGCTGCCGTTCTCCTACAGCACGGTCTCGGCCGCGATCGCGCGGATGGATCCGCTGCTGGCACAGGCGGCGGCGAGCCTCGGCGCCTCGCCGGTCCGGGTGCTGCTGCGGGTGCGGCTGCCGGTCCTGCTGCCGTCGATCTCGGCGTCGGCGAGCCTCGCGCTGGCGATGTCGATGGGCGAACTGGGCGCGACGATGATGCTGTACCCGCCGGACTGGCGCACGCTGCCCGCGAGCATCTTCGCGCTCACCGACCGGGGCCAGGTGTTCCTCGCGTCGGCGAGCACGGTGCTGCTGCTGGCCGTCACCCTCGCGGGGGTGGTGATCCTCGGGCTTGCCCGTGGCCGCGCGGCGCAGCGTTGA
- a CDS encoding pseudouridine-5'-phosphate glycosidase, which translates to MTPQLSLHEEVASALAGGDPVVALESTILSHGLPPGRNLDVARRLEKVVRDGGAVPATIAVLDGVPLIGLTGEQLERVCAPGADLDKLSLRDIGPAVGLGRSGATTVASTAALAAAAGIGMFATGGLGGVHQGAAQSWDVSADLGVLAKVPTTVVCSGVKSVLDIAATLEVLETNSVPVLGYRTGEFPAFYLRSSGFEVPWRVDDAAQAAAVIAAHRAHASSGVLLANPIPEASEMDRELHDRLLAEGLELLKTRGVHGKDVTPVLLEHFHTASEGVSLDANEALVLSNAELATSVAVALGTAA; encoded by the coding sequence GTGACTCCGCAACTGTCCCTTCACGAAGAGGTCGCCTCCGCCCTCGCCGGCGGTGACCCCGTCGTCGCGCTGGAGAGCACCATCCTCTCCCACGGTCTCCCGCCCGGCCGCAACCTCGACGTCGCCCGGCGGCTGGAGAAGGTCGTGCGCGACGGCGGCGCCGTCCCCGCGACCATCGCCGTCCTCGACGGCGTCCCCCTGATCGGCCTCACCGGCGAGCAGCTGGAACGCGTGTGCGCGCCCGGCGCGGACCTGGACAAGCTCTCCCTGCGTGACATCGGCCCGGCCGTCGGCCTCGGCCGCTCCGGCGCGACCACGGTCGCGAGCACCGCGGCACTGGCCGCCGCGGCCGGGATCGGGATGTTCGCCACCGGCGGGCTCGGCGGTGTGCACCAGGGTGCGGCACAGAGCTGGGACGTGTCGGCGGATCTGGGCGTGCTCGCGAAGGTGCCCACCACGGTCGTCTGCTCGGGCGTGAAGTCGGTGCTCGACATCGCCGCGACCCTCGAAGTGCTGGAGACCAACTCGGTGCCGGTGCTGGGGTACCGCACCGGCGAGTTCCCGGCGTTCTACCTCCGCTCGTCCGGTTTCGAGGTGCCATGGCGGGTCGACGACGCCGCGCAGGCCGCCGCGGTCATCGCCGCGCACCGGGCGCACGCGTCTTCCGGTGTGCTGCTGGCGAATCCGATCCCGGAAGCGTCCGAAATGGACCGGGAGCTGCACGACCGGCTGCTCGCCGAAGGGCTGGAACTCCTCAAGACCCGTGGTGTGCACGGGAAGGACGTCACGCCGGTGCTGCTGGAGCACTTCCACACCGCCAGCGAAGGTGTGAGCCTCGACGCGAACGAAGCCCTGGTGCTGTCCAACGCCGAACTGGCCACTTCGGTCGCCGTCGCGCTCGGGACCGCCGCATGA
- a CDS encoding sigma-70 family RNA polymerase sigma factor, whose protein sequence is MSVQTLEREARGIRERRIPAQSTQEPVSTGALTDADLDAQSPAADLVRVYLNGIGKTALLSAADEVELAKRIEAGVFAQHMLDTAEGLTPKRRSEMSALVRDGHSAKNHLLEANLRLVVSLAKRYTGRGMPLLDLIQEGNLGLIRAVEKFDYSKGFKFSTYATWWIRQAITRGMADQGRTIRLPVHLVEQVNKLARIKRDLHQQLGRDATHEELAAESGIPAHKISDLLDHSRDPVSLDMPVGTEEDAPLGDFIEDSEATDAESAVISGLLQDDLRRVLATLDDRESQVIRLRYGLDDGQPRTLDQIGKHFGLSRERVRQIEREVMSKLRQGERADRLRAYAS, encoded by the coding sequence ATGTCAGTCCAGACTCTCGAACGCGAAGCGCGCGGGATTCGCGAGCGCCGTATCCCGGCGCAATCCACCCAGGAGCCGGTGAGCACGGGGGCGCTCACCGACGCCGACCTCGACGCCCAGAGCCCGGCCGCGGACCTCGTTCGCGTGTACCTCAACGGAATCGGCAAGACGGCGCTGCTGTCCGCCGCCGACGAGGTCGAGCTGGCCAAGCGCATCGAAGCCGGCGTGTTCGCCCAGCACATGCTGGACACGGCCGAGGGCCTCACGCCGAAGCGGCGTTCGGAGATGTCCGCCCTCGTGCGTGACGGACACAGCGCGAAGAACCACCTGCTGGAGGCGAACCTCCGCCTCGTGGTCTCGCTCGCGAAGCGGTACACCGGCCGGGGGATGCCACTGCTCGACCTGATCCAGGAGGGGAACCTGGGTCTGATCCGCGCGGTGGAGAAGTTCGACTACTCCAAGGGATTCAAGTTCTCGACGTACGCCACCTGGTGGATCCGCCAGGCCATCACCAGGGGGATGGCCGACCAGGGCCGCACCATCCGGCTGCCGGTCCACCTGGTGGAACAGGTGAACAAGCTGGCCCGCATCAAGCGCGACCTGCACCAGCAGCTCGGCCGGGACGCCACCCACGAGGAGCTTGCCGCCGAATCGGGCATTCCGGCGCACAAGATCTCGGACCTGCTCGACCACTCGCGTGACCCGGTGAGCCTCGACATGCCGGTCGGCACCGAGGAGGACGCCCCGCTCGGTGACTTCATCGAGGACTCCGAGGCGACCGACGCCGAGAGCGCCGTGATCTCCGGTCTGCTCCAGGACGACCTGCGCCGCGTGCTCGCGACGCTGGACGACCGCGAGTCCCAGGTGATCCGCCTGCGCTACGGCCTCGACGACGGCCAGCCGCGCACGCTCGACCAGATCGGCAAGCACTTCGGGCTCTCCCGTGAGCGCGTTCGTCAGATCGAGCGAGAGGTCATGTCGAAGCTGCGTCAAGGTGAGCGGGCGGACCGCCTGCGCGCCTACGCTTCGTAG
- a CDS encoding carbohydrate kinase family protein — protein sequence MSGIVVVGDVGLDVVARHEGPIPHGGDIRAKVHFTSGGAGANTALWLRAEDTETTLVARIGDDSGGRMVKSELEAAGVRCEFAVDPEEPTFCVVVLVDGAGERSMLADRAANAKFSPSDITEAALAGASHLHLSGYVLLYPSSRPAALASLAAAKKAGLTTSVDPQAATLITDPAAFLDDVRGVDLLMPNTSELVALTGSSDPEAAKELLDYVGEVVVTAGLDGASWVDASGTITSVPAQPAECVDSTGAGDAFDAGVLAAWLRGESTVEVLRAGTRLGARAVSKVGPQP from the coding sequence ATGAGCGGCATTGTCGTCGTCGGCGACGTCGGTCTGGACGTCGTCGCGCGGCACGAAGGCCCCATCCCGCACGGCGGCGACATCCGCGCGAAGGTCCATTTCACCAGCGGCGGCGCGGGCGCGAACACCGCGCTGTGGCTGCGGGCCGAGGACACGGAGACCACGCTGGTCGCCCGGATCGGGGACGACTCCGGCGGCCGCATGGTGAAAAGCGAACTGGAAGCGGCGGGCGTCCGCTGCGAGTTCGCGGTGGACCCCGAGGAACCGACGTTCTGCGTCGTCGTGCTCGTCGACGGCGCGGGTGAGCGGAGCATGCTGGCCGACCGCGCGGCGAACGCGAAGTTCAGCCCTTCCGACATCACCGAGGCGGCGCTGGCCGGGGCGAGTCACCTGCACCTCTCGGGGTACGTCCTGCTGTACCCGTCGTCACGGCCCGCAGCGCTCGCGTCCCTGGCGGCGGCGAAGAAGGCCGGGCTGACGACGTCGGTCGACCCGCAGGCGGCGACGCTGATCACCGATCCCGCGGCCTTCCTCGACGACGTGCGCGGCGTGGACCTGCTGATGCCGAACACCAGCGAGCTCGTCGCGCTGACCGGGTCGAGTGATCCCGAGGCGGCGAAGGAACTGCTGGACTACGTCGGCGAGGTCGTGGTCACCGCCGGTCTCGACGGCGCCAGCTGGGTGGACGCGAGCGGCACCATCACGTCGGTGCCCGCGCAGCCGGCGGAGTGCGTCGACTCGACCGGCGCCGGGGACGCCTTCGACGCCGGTGTGCTGGCGGCGTGGCTGCGCGGCGAGTCCACCGTGGAGGTGCTTCGGGCGGGGACGCGGCTGGGTGCCCGCGCGGTTTCGAAGGTCGGCCCGCAGCCGTAG
- a CDS encoding amidohydrolase, with the protein MSLESVLAPLKAALPGLEDLYTDLHRHPELSFAETRTAAELARRLEADGYEVHTGIGRTGVLGVLRNGPGPKVMLRADIDALPVEEKTGLPYASTARGVDADGRDVPVMHACGHDMHATWLSGAASLLAAGREHWSGTLMVVFQPGEEAGDGAAGMVRDGVFAPAGKPDVVLGQHVVPGPAGWVLTRPGVIMAATDALRITLHGRGGHGSRPETTVDPAVLAASVVLKLQTIVSREISATESAVVTVGSLHVGTAHNIIADHAVLEVNIRSFDQAVREKVVAAVERIVQGEAATAGAPKPPEIERIGAFPVTENDDAATEGLTAAFRDHFGEGRVMPAPLVTGSEDFSEFGRAAGVPSVFWLVGGLDEGKVIAAMTAGRFEQDIPSNHSPLFAPVPHPTLSAGVETLVVAALHRLTHPGVG; encoded by the coding sequence GTGAGCCTTGAGAGTGTCCTGGCACCGCTGAAGGCGGCGCTGCCCGGATTGGAAGACCTGTACACCGACCTCCACCGGCATCCGGAGCTGTCGTTCGCCGAAACCCGCACCGCCGCCGAACTGGCGCGGCGCCTGGAGGCCGACGGTTACGAGGTGCACACCGGCATCGGGCGCACCGGCGTCCTGGGCGTGCTGCGCAACGGCCCCGGCCCGAAGGTGATGCTGCGCGCCGACATCGACGCGCTGCCGGTCGAGGAGAAGACCGGCCTGCCGTACGCGAGCACCGCGCGCGGGGTCGACGCCGACGGCCGCGACGTCCCGGTGATGCACGCCTGCGGTCACGACATGCACGCCACCTGGCTCTCCGGCGCCGCGTCGCTGCTCGCGGCCGGACGCGAGCACTGGTCCGGCACGCTCATGGTCGTCTTCCAGCCGGGGGAGGAGGCCGGGGACGGTGCCGCCGGCATGGTCCGCGACGGCGTCTTCGCCCCCGCCGGCAAGCCCGACGTCGTGCTCGGCCAGCATGTCGTGCCCGGTCCCGCGGGCTGGGTGCTGACCAGGCCGGGCGTGATCATGGCGGCGACCGACGCGCTCCGCATCACCCTGCACGGCCGGGGCGGGCACGGTTCGCGCCCCGAGACCACGGTGGATCCCGCCGTGCTCGCCGCGTCCGTGGTGCTCAAGCTGCAGACCATCGTTTCGCGGGAGATCTCGGCGACCGAATCGGCGGTGGTGACCGTGGGGTCACTGCACGTCGGCACCGCGCACAACATCATCGCCGACCACGCCGTCCTCGAAGTCAACATCCGGTCGTTCGACCAGGCCGTGCGGGAGAAGGTCGTCGCGGCGGTCGAGCGGATCGTCCAGGGCGAGGCGGCCACCGCGGGCGCGCCGAAACCGCCGGAGATCGAGCGGATCGGCGCGTTCCCGGTCACCGAGAACGACGACGCGGCCACCGAGGGGCTCACCGCCGCCTTCCGCGACCACTTCGGCGAGGGCCGGGTGATGCCCGCGCCGCTGGTCACCGGCAGCGAGGACTTCAGCGAATTCGGCCGCGCCGCCGGGGTTCCGTCGGTGTTCTGGCTGGTCGGCGGCCTGGACGAGGGCAAGGTGATCGCCGCGATGACCGCCGGGCGCTTCGAACAGGACATCCCGTCGAACCATTCGCCGCTCTTCGCGCCGGTCCCGCATCCGACGCTTTCGGCCGGCGTCGAGACACTCGTGGTCGCGGCTTTGCACCGGCTCACCCACCCGGGTGTCGGATGA
- the dtd gene encoding D-aminoacyl-tRNA deacylase: protein MRAVVARVTEASVTVGDEVTGAIGEPGLLVLLGIHVDDDASKVPAMARKLHEARILRDEESCATTGAPLLVVSQFTLYGDTRKGRRPSWTAAARPEVAEPLVTAVVDALRERGARVETGRFGAMMAVRSVNDGPFTLLIEV, encoded by the coding sequence ATGCGGGCGGTGGTGGCGAGGGTCACGGAAGCGAGCGTGACCGTCGGCGACGAGGTGACCGGCGCCATCGGCGAGCCGGGTTTGCTGGTGCTGCTGGGAATCCACGTCGACGACGATGCGTCGAAGGTTCCGGCGATGGCCCGCAAACTGCACGAAGCTCGCATACTTCGCGACGAGGAGTCGTGCGCCACCACCGGCGCTCCGCTTCTCGTCGTAAGCCAATTCACCCTTTACGGCGACACCCGCAAAGGCCGCCGTCCCTCCTGGACCGCGGCCGCCCGGCCCGAGGTCGCCGAACCGCTCGTGACGGCCGTCGTCGACGCGTTGCGCGAACGCGGCGCCCGGGTCGAAACCGGCCGGTTCGGGGCCATGATGGCGGTCCGGAGCGTGAACGACGGTCCGTTCACCCTCCTCATAGAGGTCTAG
- a CDS encoding DUF3099 domain-containing protein — protein sequence MEAGGGAVNAPAHGPEPREPAPVLITEAAPSYEDQLAKRKRKYIIMMSFRIPCLILAGIFYQTWWLALALIAISIPLPWIAVLVANDRPPRKSEKVNRYQSEPTRIESSGHRVIDGG from the coding sequence ATGGAAGCCGGAGGTGGTGCTGTGAACGCGCCCGCCCACGGTCCCGAACCGAGGGAACCCGCTCCGGTGCTGATCACCGAAGCCGCCCCGTCCTACGAAGACCAGCTGGCCAAGCGGAAGCGGAAGTACATCATCATGATGTCGTTCCGCATCCCGTGCCTCATCCTCGCCGGGATCTTCTACCAGACCTGGTGGCTCGCGCTGGCGCTGATCGCGATCTCGATCCCGCTGCCGTGGATCGCCGTCCTGGTGGCCAACGACCGGCCGCCGCGCAAGAGCGAGAAGGTCAACCGGTACCAGTCCGAACCGACCCGCATCGAGAGCTCCGGTCACCGCGTCATCGACGGCGGCTGA
- a CDS encoding methyltransferase: MSTRAALPELSDDVCARLRDAFRRTGYDADGVVGALGSAHGALGRGEPELAYRATRDAGELGTLIRLFLLGSTEPEKDVEAAFAPLSLDDAVAATLLVPAADGYRAGLDVRPHGDDEGSWWVVADLDADILGGTVPEDHVLGVGHASLSLIRATSRREVGSLLDVGTGNGVQALHATRHAKKVTATDVSARALALAAATFRLNELDVELVRGEWFAPVARRRFDQIVCNPPFVVGPPRVDYTYRDSGLAGDDASALVVRQLPGFLNDGGTGQLLASWLHVKGEDWGDRVTRWLPAETDAWFVQRDIADPGLYVGTWLRDAGIDPRSPEGRAKSGAWLDWFAENDVQGIGFGFVTLRRADGATPTIVCEDLRQAYDDPLGAEAANWLDRVEWLRTNGDSLLDVRFRVPETVLLESVAEPGEEGWATTVQRLHRTDGPGWSHEVDELATRLLAGCQGALPLEDLIVLLAAAQGLEPEELAEAALPVVRELVRHGMLLPAV, translated from the coding sequence GTGAGCACACGAGCGGCCCTCCCCGAACTGTCCGACGACGTCTGCGCGAGGCTCCGTGACGCCTTCCGCCGGACGGGTTACGACGCCGACGGCGTGGTCGGCGCCCTCGGCTCCGCGCACGGCGCCCTCGGGCGCGGCGAACCCGAACTCGCCTACCGCGCGACCCGCGACGCGGGCGAACTCGGCACGCTGATCCGGCTGTTCCTGCTGGGTTCGACCGAACCGGAGAAGGACGTCGAGGCCGCGTTCGCGCCGCTGTCCCTCGATGACGCGGTCGCCGCCACCCTGCTCGTCCCCGCGGCCGACGGCTACCGCGCCGGTCTCGACGTCCGCCCGCACGGCGACGACGAAGGCTCGTGGTGGGTCGTCGCCGACCTCGACGCCGACATCCTGGGCGGGACCGTGCCCGAGGACCACGTGCTCGGTGTCGGGCACGCCTCCCTCAGCCTGATCCGCGCGACCAGCCGCCGCGAGGTCGGCAGCCTGCTCGACGTCGGCACGGGCAACGGCGTCCAGGCGCTGCACGCCACCCGGCACGCGAAGAAGGTCACCGCGACCGACGTCTCGGCCCGCGCGCTGGCGCTCGCCGCGGCCACGTTCCGGCTCAACGAGCTGGACGTCGAACTCGTCCGGGGCGAATGGTTCGCGCCGGTCGCGCGGCGTCGGTTCGACCAGATCGTCTGCAATCCGCCGTTCGTGGTGGGCCCGCCGCGGGTCGACTACACCTACCGCGACTCCGGTCTCGCCGGTGACGACGCCAGCGCGCTCGTGGTGCGGCAGCTGCCCGGGTTCCTCAACGACGGCGGCACCGGCCAGCTCCTGGCGTCCTGGCTGCACGTGAAGGGCGAGGATTGGGGCGATCGGGTGACCCGCTGGCTGCCCGCCGAGACCGACGCGTGGTTCGTCCAGCGGGACATCGCCGATCCGGGCCTCTATGTCGGCACGTGGCTGCGCGACGCGGGCATCGACCCGCGCTCCCCCGAAGGCCGCGCGAAATCGGGCGCGTGGCTCGATTGGTTCGCCGAGAACGACGTCCAGGGCATCGGTTTCGGCTTCGTCACCCTGCGCCGGGCGGACGGCGCGACCCCGACGATCGTGTGCGAGGACCTGCGCCAGGCCTACGACGACCCGCTGGGCGCCGAGGCCGCGAACTGGCTCGATCGGGTGGAATGGCTTCGCACCAACGGGGATTCGCTCCTCGATGTCCGGTTCCGGGTCCCGGAGACCGTTCTCCTGGAGAGCGTCGCCGAGCCGGGCGAGGAGGGCTGGGCCACGACCGTCCAGCGGCTGCACCGCACCGACGGTCCCGGTTGGTCGCACGAAGTGGACGAGCTCGCGACACGGCTGCTCGCCGGTTGCCAGGGCGCGTTGCCCTTGGAGGACCTGATCGTGCTCCTGGCGGCCGCCCAGGGCCTGGAACCGGAGGAACTGGCCGAAGCCGCGTTACCGGTCGTCCGGGAACTGGTCCGGCACGGCATGCTGCTGCCCGCCGTCTGA
- a CDS encoding ABC transporter ATP-binding protein — protein sequence MTPAVEFRGVSVRFGRTTALSPLDLTVARGETLAMLGPSGSGKSTALKALAGFVVPSTGRVLLDGEDVTALPPHRRGLGVVVQSYALFPHMRVEANVAFGLKARKTPRAETARRVAEALELVGMGEYARRYPRELSGGQQQRVALARALAIRPRVLLLDEPLSALDAALREDMVAELLRLRAELPDTTLIYVTHDQGEALALADRIAVMRDSKLVELGPSRELYQRPSTEFTASFLGASNLIPVELIQPDGTRVRLGDRELAADPSGTFRAGRPVALGVRPHRVGITAADAPGALPAVLRGVQWRGTGFRLDLDLDGNEIRAEVPDIDGLPSVGERVGVSIPDGCPLVGVG from the coding sequence ATGACCCCGGCGGTCGAATTCCGCGGCGTTTCCGTCCGCTTCGGCCGGACGACCGCCCTCTCGCCACTGGACCTCACCGTGGCGAGAGGGGAGACGCTGGCGATGCTCGGGCCGTCCGGCTCCGGCAAGTCGACGGCGCTGAAGGCACTCGCGGGTTTCGTCGTGCCGAGCACGGGCCGGGTCCTGCTCGACGGCGAGGACGTCACCGCTCTGCCGCCGCACCGGCGCGGCCTCGGCGTGGTCGTGCAGAGCTACGCGCTGTTCCCGCATATGCGGGTCGAGGCCAATGTCGCTTTCGGTCTCAAGGCACGGAAAACGCCTCGGGCCGAGACCGCGCGCCGGGTCGCCGAGGCGCTGGAGCTGGTCGGGATGGGCGAATACGCCCGCCGCTACCCCCGCGAACTTTCGGGCGGGCAGCAGCAACGCGTCGCGCTCGCGCGGGCTTTGGCGATCCGGCCGCGGGTGCTGCTGCTCGACGAACCACTGTCCGCTTTGGACGCCGCCCTGCGCGAGGACATGGTCGCGGAACTGCTGCGGCTGCGGGCCGAACTCCCCGACACCACCCTGATCTACGTCACCCACGACCAGGGCGAGGCGCTGGCGCTGGCCGACCGCATCGCCGTGATGCGTGACTCGAAACTGGTCGAACTCGGGCCCAGCCGCGAGCTGTACCAGCGGCCCTCGACGGAGTTCACCGCGAGCTTCCTCGGCGCGTCCAACCTCATCCCGGTCGAGCTGATCCAGCCCGACGGCACCCGCGTCCGGCTCGGCGACCGCGAGCTGGCGGCCGATCCGTCCGGGACCTTCCGGGCGGGCCGGCCCGTCGCGCTCGGTGTCCGGCCGCATCGGGTCGGGATCACCGCGGCGGACGCTCCCGGCGCGCTGCCCGCGGTCCTGCGCGGTGTCCAGTGGCGTGGCACGGGTTTCCGGCTCGATCTGGACCTCGATGGGAACGAGATCCGGGCCGAAGTGCCGGACATCGACGGCCTGCCGAGTGTGGGGGAGCGGGTCGGAGTGTCCATTCCGGACGGTTGCCCGCTGGTGGGTGTCGGATGA